One Punica granatum isolate Tunisia-2019 chromosome 3, ASM765513v2, whole genome shotgun sequence genomic window carries:
- the LOC116200211 gene encoding alpha-1,4 glucan phosphorylase L-2 isozyme, chloroplastic/amyloplastic-like isoform X1: MAASTFSAKCTEPRWVAQSRPKSSARSPYDGRTSKLAFLRAPRLGCSARRSRNLCVITNVASNQKQDLKEPFNQEDDAPDVFIPDPVSIASSIKYHAEFTPSFSPEKFELPKAYYATAESVRDALIIKWNATYDFHEKMDVKQAYYLSMEYLQGRALLNAIGNLELTGAYAEALKKLGHNLEDVASQESDAALGNGGLGRLASCFLDSLATLNYPAWGYGLRYKYGLFKQRITEDGQEEVAENWLEMGNPWEIVRNDVSYPVKFFGEVVTGPDGRKQWIGGEDIMAVAYDVPIPGYKTKTTINLRLWSTKVAAEEFDLRAFNAGDHTKASSALKNAEKICYILYPGDESVEGKTLRLKQQYTLCSASLQDIIARFERRSGDQVGWEKLPEKVAVQMNDTHPTLCIPELIRILVDVKNLSWEEAWKITQRTVAYTNHTVLPEALEKWSLDLIQELLPRHVEIIKMIDEELIHTIIAEYGVEDLGLLKQKLKEMRICDNVELPASVLELVVKEEDTSPDEEVIVALEEEEEEEEDQEEGEEEEEEEDQEEGEEEGEGEGEDKPTDEENDQVIEAVTAIDKVSFDPDPKQPKLVRMANLCVAGGFAVNGVAEIHSEIVKEEVFNEFYKLWPEKFQNKTNGVTPRRWIRFCNPDLSKILTKWIGTDDWTINMEKLSLLRKFAYNDDLQLEWREAKRKNKMKVAAFLKEKTGYSVIPDAMFDVQIKRIHEYKRQLLNILGIVYRYKKMKEMSPEERQRSFVPRVCIFGGKAFATYVQAKRIVKFITDVGATVNNDSEIGDLLKVVFVPDYNVSVAEFLIPGSELSQHISTAGMEASGTSNMKFAMNGCLLIGTLDGANVEIREEVGEDNFFLFGAKAHEVAGLRKERAEGKFVADPRFEEVKAFVRSGVFGPYNYEELMGSLEGNEGYGRADYFLVGKDFPGYLECQEKVDEAYRDQKRWTTMSILNTAGSYKFSSDRTIHEYARDIWGIEPVLLP, from the exons ATGGCAGCTTCTACATTCTCAGCGAAATGCACAGAGCCCAGGTGGGTCGCTCAGTCTCGTCCCAAGAGCTCTGCACGCTCACCCTACGATGGCAGAACCTCTAAGCTCGCGTTTCTGAGGGCCCCGCGTTTGGGATGTTCGGCGAGGAGGAGCAGGAACCTGTGTGTCATCACCAATGTTGCCAGCAACCAGAAGCAAGATCTGAAAGAACCCTTCAACCAAGAAGATG ATGCTCCTGATGTGTTCATTCCTGACCCCGTGTCAATTGCCTCGAGCATCAAGTACCACGCCGAGTTCACCCCTTCTTTCTCTCCAGAGAAGTTTGAGCTGCCAAAGGCATATTACGCGACAGCTGAAAGCGTCCGTGACGCTCTCATTATAAAGTGGAATGCCACTTATGACTTTCACGAGAAGATGGATGTAAAGCAGGCTTACTATCTATCCATGGAGTATCTACAG GGGAGGGCGCTGCTAAATGCGATCGGTAATTTAGAGCTTACGGGCGCATATGCAGAGGCTCTGAAGAAGTTGGGACACAACTTAGAGGATGTGGCTAGTCAG GAATCAGATGCTGCACTGGGAAATGGGGGATTAGGCCGACTGGCTTCTTGCTTCTTGGACTCCCTCGCGACACTTAACTACCCGGCTTGGGGATATGGGCTCCGATACAAGTACGGTTTGTTCAAACAGCGGATCACAGAGGATGGGCAGGAGGAGGTTGCAGAGAACTGGCTCGAG ATGGGAAATCCATGGGAAATAGTGAGGAATGATGTCTCTTATCCGGTGAAGTTCTTCGGCGAGGTTGTCACAGGGCCTGACGGTAGAAAACAATGGATCGGGGGTGAAGATATAATGGCCGTTGCATATGACGTCCCAATTCCAGGATATAAGACTAAGACCACGATAAACCTGAGATTGTGGTCCACAAAAGTTGCAGCAGAAGAATTCGATCTGCGTGCCTTCAATGCTGGAGATCACACCAAAGCATCTTCAGCTTTAAAGAATGCCGAGAAG ATTTGCTACATTTTATACCCCGGGGATGAATCAGTTGAGGGAAAGACTCTCCGACTGAAGCAACAGTACACACTGTGTTCTGCTTCCCTCCAAGATATCATTGCACGATTTGAAAGGAGATCCGGCGATCAAGTGGGCTGGGAGAAGTTGCCTGAGAAGGTTGCTGTGCAGATGAATGACACTCACCCAACATTATGCATCCCCGAGCTGATACGAATACTAGTTGATGTGAAGAATCTGAGCTGGGAGGAAGCTTGGAAGATCACACAAAG AACTGTTGCATACACAAACCATACAGTGCTGCCTGAGGCGCTTGAGAAATGGAGCCTGGATCTTATTCAAGAGTTGCTTCCTCGACATGTGGAGATCATAAAAATGATAGATGAGGAG CTGATTCACACGATTATTGCGGAATACGGTGTAGAGGATCTTGGCTTGTTGAAACAGAAGTTGAAGGAAATGAGGATATGTGACAACGTTGAATTGCCAGCTTCGGTTTTGGAGTTAGTGGTAAAAGAGGAAGACACCAGTCCTGACGAGGAAGTTATCGTTGCtctagaagaagaagaagaagaggaggaggatcaagaagagggagaagaagaagaggaggaggaggatcaagaagagggagaagaagaaggagaaggagaaggagaagataaACCGACTGATGAAGAAAATGATCAGGTTATAGAGGCAGTTACCGCGATAGACAAGGTCTCATTTGATCCCGACCCGAAACAACCAAAGCTTGTTAGAATGGCCAATTTATGTGTCGCTGGAGGGTTCGCAGTAAATGGGGTCGCGGAGATACACAGTGAGATCGTAAAGGAGGAAGTCTTTAATGAATTTTACAAG CTATGGCCTGAGAAGTTCCAAAACAAAACGAATGGTGTGACACCACGAAGATGGATCAGGTTTTGCAATCCTGATCTCAGCAAAATCTTGACCAAGTGGATCGGGACAGATGACTGGACCATTAACATGGAGAAATTGAGCCTGCTTCGAAAG TTTGCTTATAATGACGATCTCCAATTGGAATGGAGGGAAGCAAAGAGAAAGAACAAAATGAAAGTCGCGGCCTTTCTGAAGGAAAAGACTGGCTACAGCGTCATTCCTGATGCCATGTTCGATGTCCAG ATTAAGCGCATTCATGAGTACAAGCGGCAGTTGCTGAACATATTGGGGATTGTATACCGCtacaagaaaatgaaagaaatgaGTCCCGAGGAGAGGCAAAGGAGCTTTGTCCCTCGGGTCTGTATATTTGGAGGAAAAGCATTTGCCACGTATGTCCAAGCGAAGAGAATTGTGAAGTTCATCACGGATGTTGGGGCCACCGTGAACAATGATTCCGAAATTGGCGATCTTCTGAAG GTTGTCTTTGTCCCTGATTACAATGTCAGTGTTGCAGAATTTCTTATTCCCGGAAGTGAACTGTCGCAGCACATCAG TACTGCTGGGATGGAGGCAAGTGGAACCAGCAATATGAAGTTTGCGATGAATGGGTGCCTCCTCATTGGAACCTTGGATGGTGCAAACGTCGAGATAAGAGAAGAGGTTGGGGAAGATAACTTTTTCCTCTTTGGTGCGAAAGCCCATGAAGTTGCCGGTCTAAGGAAGGAGCGGGCTGAAGGAAAG TTTGTGGCAGATCCGAGGTTTGAGGAAGTGAAAGCTTTTGTGCGGAGTGGTGTTTTCGGTCCTTACAACTATGAGGAATTGATGGGGTCCTTGGAAGGGAATGAGGGGTACGGTCGTGCTGACTATTTTCTCGTAGGCAAAGATTTCCCGGGTTACCTTGAGTGCCAAGAAAAGGTCGATGAGGCATACAGAGACCAGAAA AGATGGACGACAATGTCGATACTGAACACGGCAGGCTCATATAAGTTCAGCAGTGACCGAACGATTCACGAGTATGCAAGAGACATATGGGGAATTGAGCCCGTGTTACTTCCATAA
- the LOC116200211 gene encoding alpha-1,4 glucan phosphorylase L-2 isozyme, chloroplastic/amyloplastic-like isoform X2: MFASDAPDVFIPDPVSIASSIKYHAEFTPSFSPEKFELPKAYYATAESVRDALIIKWNATYDFHEKMDVKQAYYLSMEYLQGRALLNAIGNLELTGAYAEALKKLGHNLEDVASQESDAALGNGGLGRLASCFLDSLATLNYPAWGYGLRYKYGLFKQRITEDGQEEVAENWLEMGNPWEIVRNDVSYPVKFFGEVVTGPDGRKQWIGGEDIMAVAYDVPIPGYKTKTTINLRLWSTKVAAEEFDLRAFNAGDHTKASSALKNAEKICYILYPGDESVEGKTLRLKQQYTLCSASLQDIIARFERRSGDQVGWEKLPEKVAVQMNDTHPTLCIPELIRILVDVKNLSWEEAWKITQRTVAYTNHTVLPEALEKWSLDLIQELLPRHVEIIKMIDEELIHTIIAEYGVEDLGLLKQKLKEMRICDNVELPASVLELVVKEEDTSPDEEVIVALEEEEEEEEDQEEGEEEEEEEDQEEGEEEGEGEGEDKPTDEENDQVIEAVTAIDKVSFDPDPKQPKLVRMANLCVAGGFAVNGVAEIHSEIVKEEVFNEFYKLWPEKFQNKTNGVTPRRWIRFCNPDLSKILTKWIGTDDWTINMEKLSLLRKFAYNDDLQLEWREAKRKNKMKVAAFLKEKTGYSVIPDAMFDVQIKRIHEYKRQLLNILGIVYRYKKMKEMSPEERQRSFVPRVCIFGGKAFATYVQAKRIVKFITDVGATVNNDSEIGDLLKVVFVPDYNVSVAEFLIPGSELSQHISTAGMEASGTSNMKFAMNGCLLIGTLDGANVEIREEVGEDNFFLFGAKAHEVAGLRKERAEGKFVADPRFEEVKAFVRSGVFGPYNYEELMGSLEGNEGYGRADYFLVGKDFPGYLECQEKVDEAYRDQKRWTTMSILNTAGSYKFSSDRTIHEYARDIWGIEPVLLP, from the exons ATG TTTGCATCAGATGCTCCTGATGTGTTCATTCCTGACCCCGTGTCAATTGCCTCGAGCATCAAGTACCACGCCGAGTTCACCCCTTCTTTCTCTCCAGAGAAGTTTGAGCTGCCAAAGGCATATTACGCGACAGCTGAAAGCGTCCGTGACGCTCTCATTATAAAGTGGAATGCCACTTATGACTTTCACGAGAAGATGGATGTAAAGCAGGCTTACTATCTATCCATGGAGTATCTACAG GGGAGGGCGCTGCTAAATGCGATCGGTAATTTAGAGCTTACGGGCGCATATGCAGAGGCTCTGAAGAAGTTGGGACACAACTTAGAGGATGTGGCTAGTCAG GAATCAGATGCTGCACTGGGAAATGGGGGATTAGGCCGACTGGCTTCTTGCTTCTTGGACTCCCTCGCGACACTTAACTACCCGGCTTGGGGATATGGGCTCCGATACAAGTACGGTTTGTTCAAACAGCGGATCACAGAGGATGGGCAGGAGGAGGTTGCAGAGAACTGGCTCGAG ATGGGAAATCCATGGGAAATAGTGAGGAATGATGTCTCTTATCCGGTGAAGTTCTTCGGCGAGGTTGTCACAGGGCCTGACGGTAGAAAACAATGGATCGGGGGTGAAGATATAATGGCCGTTGCATATGACGTCCCAATTCCAGGATATAAGACTAAGACCACGATAAACCTGAGATTGTGGTCCACAAAAGTTGCAGCAGAAGAATTCGATCTGCGTGCCTTCAATGCTGGAGATCACACCAAAGCATCTTCAGCTTTAAAGAATGCCGAGAAG ATTTGCTACATTTTATACCCCGGGGATGAATCAGTTGAGGGAAAGACTCTCCGACTGAAGCAACAGTACACACTGTGTTCTGCTTCCCTCCAAGATATCATTGCACGATTTGAAAGGAGATCCGGCGATCAAGTGGGCTGGGAGAAGTTGCCTGAGAAGGTTGCTGTGCAGATGAATGACACTCACCCAACATTATGCATCCCCGAGCTGATACGAATACTAGTTGATGTGAAGAATCTGAGCTGGGAGGAAGCTTGGAAGATCACACAAAG AACTGTTGCATACACAAACCATACAGTGCTGCCTGAGGCGCTTGAGAAATGGAGCCTGGATCTTATTCAAGAGTTGCTTCCTCGACATGTGGAGATCATAAAAATGATAGATGAGGAG CTGATTCACACGATTATTGCGGAATACGGTGTAGAGGATCTTGGCTTGTTGAAACAGAAGTTGAAGGAAATGAGGATATGTGACAACGTTGAATTGCCAGCTTCGGTTTTGGAGTTAGTGGTAAAAGAGGAAGACACCAGTCCTGACGAGGAAGTTATCGTTGCtctagaagaagaagaagaagaggaggaggatcaagaagagggagaagaagaagaggaggaggaggatcaagaagagggagaagaagaaggagaaggagaaggagaagataaACCGACTGATGAAGAAAATGATCAGGTTATAGAGGCAGTTACCGCGATAGACAAGGTCTCATTTGATCCCGACCCGAAACAACCAAAGCTTGTTAGAATGGCCAATTTATGTGTCGCTGGAGGGTTCGCAGTAAATGGGGTCGCGGAGATACACAGTGAGATCGTAAAGGAGGAAGTCTTTAATGAATTTTACAAG CTATGGCCTGAGAAGTTCCAAAACAAAACGAATGGTGTGACACCACGAAGATGGATCAGGTTTTGCAATCCTGATCTCAGCAAAATCTTGACCAAGTGGATCGGGACAGATGACTGGACCATTAACATGGAGAAATTGAGCCTGCTTCGAAAG TTTGCTTATAATGACGATCTCCAATTGGAATGGAGGGAAGCAAAGAGAAAGAACAAAATGAAAGTCGCGGCCTTTCTGAAGGAAAAGACTGGCTACAGCGTCATTCCTGATGCCATGTTCGATGTCCAG ATTAAGCGCATTCATGAGTACAAGCGGCAGTTGCTGAACATATTGGGGATTGTATACCGCtacaagaaaatgaaagaaatgaGTCCCGAGGAGAGGCAAAGGAGCTTTGTCCCTCGGGTCTGTATATTTGGAGGAAAAGCATTTGCCACGTATGTCCAAGCGAAGAGAATTGTGAAGTTCATCACGGATGTTGGGGCCACCGTGAACAATGATTCCGAAATTGGCGATCTTCTGAAG GTTGTCTTTGTCCCTGATTACAATGTCAGTGTTGCAGAATTTCTTATTCCCGGAAGTGAACTGTCGCAGCACATCAG TACTGCTGGGATGGAGGCAAGTGGAACCAGCAATATGAAGTTTGCGATGAATGGGTGCCTCCTCATTGGAACCTTGGATGGTGCAAACGTCGAGATAAGAGAAGAGGTTGGGGAAGATAACTTTTTCCTCTTTGGTGCGAAAGCCCATGAAGTTGCCGGTCTAAGGAAGGAGCGGGCTGAAGGAAAG TTTGTGGCAGATCCGAGGTTTGAGGAAGTGAAAGCTTTTGTGCGGAGTGGTGTTTTCGGTCCTTACAACTATGAGGAATTGATGGGGTCCTTGGAAGGGAATGAGGGGTACGGTCGTGCTGACTATTTTCTCGTAGGCAAAGATTTCCCGGGTTACCTTGAGTGCCAAGAAAAGGTCGATGAGGCATACAGAGACCAGAAA AGATGGACGACAATGTCGATACTGAACACGGCAGGCTCATATAAGTTCAGCAGTGACCGAACGATTCACGAGTATGCAAGAGACATATGGGGAATTGAGCCCGTGTTACTTCCATAA